From Longimicrobiales bacterium:
ATCGGATCCACGCCCGCGCCAGCCGTGAGCGTCGGCTGGAAACTCCCGATTCCCGCCGCATCCTCGATTACGCCACCCGCACTCTGCAGCGCGGCGACATCGGTACCGCCAAGCCAGCCGCGGTCGAGATCGAAGAACGCACGATAGTCGCGCCAGACGAAGTACAGGTCGTCCGGCCGCTCGTACGGCGGCGGCGCGAGCAATACCCTGTGCACCACCGTGGCTACGACCGCAAACGCACCCAGGCCGAGCGCGAGCGTGCCCGCCATCGTCGCCACGAACAGCGGCGCACGTACCAGACGTCGAATCACAAGCTCCATGTCTCGCCCCCAGTTGCCGCCGCGTCTCCACTGCACCGCCGGACGAACCCTCTCGCCCGGACCGTTCCGTATCGAATCGACAAGCGCCGTCAGACACACGCGCGCAACCGACCGCGCACCACCACGGCGGAACGCAGCACGGCACCTGTCGCGGTACGCCTCCACCATGTCCTCGCCCAGCTCTTCGCGGAAATCCACCGGGTAGAGCCGCAGCAGCAGTCGCTGCCACGCCTCCGCGACTCGCAGAACACGCGACTCGCTCACGCCGGCAGCTCCAGCAGACCACCCTGTCGCGCCGCCCGGGTCAGCGCCTCCAGCCGCCGTGCTTCCGCACGCGCCACCCTCGACCCGCGCTCCGTGATCCGGTAGTAGTTGCGTCGCTCGTCCGCCGCGTCCGGCGCCTCACGCCGATCCGCCGACGCGATCAGACCCTGCTCCCGCATCCGCGCCAGCGCCCGATACAGCGTTCCCACATCCGGCGGATTCGTCTCGCCGCGCGACTCCGCGTCCTGGATGATCCCGTACCCGTGACGCTCCCCGGCCGACAGACTCAGCAGGATGTGGAATTCGACCGGGCGCAGAGGAAGCCAGTCCTCGGGACGTCGTCGATCTCGGTCCATGATGGCTCAGGGTTCGGGGAGAGAGCGCGGGCGCATGGCAAGGCGCACACGGGGCCATCATGTGCGTCCCACATATATGCGCAATGCATGTAGACCCGTCAAGGGGGCCACACAGCTCGCCCCGGTCACCTTGTCAGCAGATGGGACGCGGTGCGAGCTTCGCGGCATGGGCGCTGCCTGTCACACCCTCGATCTGCCGGAACCGGGCGACCGGCTCTACGCGCACTGCCTGTTCTGCGGTGAACAGTTCCCCCCGAACCCGATGTTCGGTCCGCTGCCACCGGGCCTGCAGCTGGCGTACGACCCCGCGCGCAGCCGGCTGTGGAGCATCTGCGGTCGGTGCCGGCGCTGGAATCTCCTGCCGGTCGAGGAACGCTACGACGCGATCGACCTGCTCGAACATACCGTAAGCGGACGCGCCGAGGAGATCTCGCGCACCGACAACATCGCGCTCTACCGGCACGATGAGCTTCAGATCCTCCGCATCGGCGGCGCGCGTTTCATTGAACGCACCACGTGGCGTTATGGTCGGTACGGCGCGCGGCTGGCGGCCATGTCGGGTGACGCAGGCAGCGAGCGGATCGTCACCGTGCTGGGTGCTGCCAACCGCCTGCACGCGGTGCGCGGGCTGGGGCGCATCACGCGCAACCTCGACGTGGACCGCGCGCTCGACCTGGTCCGCTGGAGCCGGTTCGGCAGCATCGCCTGGGACGGCCGCGCTCCCTGCACGCATTGCGGCAGTGTGCTGCAGGAGCTGCATTACGACATCTCGTGGTGGCTCTATCCGCGCATCGCCGGCGATCGGCTCGTGATCGGCGTGCCCTGCACACGCTGCGATCCGTGGACGCCGGACAAGGTATTCGACGTGACAGGCGAGGACGGGTATGTAGCGCTGCGGCGCGTGCTCGCCTACCAGCTCATCGGCGCACGAAAGGATGGGGCTATCCGCGAGGCGTCGCTGATGCTGCAGCGCGCCGGGTCGGCGGACCGGCTGCTTCAGGAGATGTCCACCGGCCGAATGTCGCTCTGGCGGATGGGAACGGAACGCACGTTCGCGCTCGCCATCGCGCTCGACCACCTCGCCGAGAAGCGCCTTCTCGATCAGCAGCTCAGGGGCTACGAATCGGAGTGGCGTCTCGAGGAGGACCTCGCCCGCATCATTGACGACGAGCTGTCCTGACGATCGTCACCGGAGCCGCCGTGGCAGCACGGCCCCGATCCAGGCACCGGCACCAGCGCCAAGCAGCCCGCCGATGACCAGTTTCGTGTCGCTCTGGCCACCGCAATAAACACCGTAGGAGTCCCGGTTGGCCAGGCAGCCGAGGGCAACGCCGACAGCCGCACCCGCGACGGCACCCACCACCGCGCCCGTGACACTCCAGGAGCGGTCCGAATCGAGCTCGAACTGAAGCGCGGGCCGCGGTGCGATCGACTGGTCGGCGCCCGTGACCATCCGTGGTATCATTCCGGCTGGATACCGGAGGTTATCCCATCGCAGCGTCCTGTCCATCGACGGTCCGGCTGTGCCTGTCATGCTCGCGTTGGGGACGACTTGCTGAGCCGCAGCGGACGAGAATGGCATGAGGATCATGATCAGCATGACTGCAATACGCATGTCGATCTCCATGGAATCGTGCACCCGTCGATCAGGTCAGGTCCGCAGGTTCAATAAAGGTAACGACAGCCTCGGCTACATGTGGAGGTGCCAGCGGGACACTGGCCGGCCTGCGCCGAACCGTGCAGGTTACAGGAATGCTCCAGCCACTGATCCCCACTGCGGCATGTATCTCCCGTCCTCCGTCCTGACCGTGCTCCGACGGGAGGGCGGATGACCGCTGGCGGACCGCCCGCAGCATTCGAAACGATCGACGTACGCAAGGCGTACCGCGACGTCGTCGCGCTGGACGGCGTCAGCCTGACTGTTGCCACCGGTGAGTGCCTCGCGATCGTCGGCGAGAGTGGCTCCGGCAAGACGACGCTGTTGCATCTGTTCAATCGCCTGGTCGAGCCGGATGCCGGAAGCGTCCTTGCCGGCGGTGAAGATGTCGCCGCGCACGATCCGATTGCTCTGCGCCGGCGCATCGGCTACGTGCCGCAGACCGGCGGACTGCTGCCGCACTGGACCGTGCTCCGCAATGTTGCACTCGTGCCGTCGCTGGAACGGCACGCCGATCCCGAGGGTGCCGCGCGATCGGCGCTGGAGCTGGTCGGCCTTGCGCCGGAAATGTTTGCGCAGCGCAGACCGGCGGAGCTGTCCGGCGGGCAGCGGCAGCGTGTCGCCATTGCGCGCGCGCTCGCGGCGCAGCCGCGTTACCTGCTGCTCGATGAAGCGTTCAGTGCGCTGGATGCGATCACGCGCGGCGATGTCCACGAGGCCTTCCTGAATATCCGGCGCAAGCTGCCGGTGACGACACTGCTGGTCACACATGATCTGCGCGAAGCGGTGGTGCTGGCGGACCGGACGGCGGTGCTGCGCCGCGGCCGCCTCGAGCACGTGGGCCCGACCCGTGAAGTCGTGGCCGCTCCTGCCACACCCTATGTGGCCGAGCTCATCCGCAAGTCCGGCGTGACCGTGTCATGATTGCAGGGGTCATGCTGTGTGCACTGTTGCAGGCCGCGCCCCCGCCCGAGACGCGACCGATCGCAGTCGCGTCCAAGCCGTTCGCCGAATCGTATCTGCTGGCCGAGATGTTCGCGCAGCTGCTCGAGGCGCGCGGTTTCCGCGTGGACCGGCGGCCGGGTCTCGGCGCGACGGAGATCGCGTTCGGTGCACTGCGTCGTGGCGCCATCGATGTCTATCCCGAATACACGGGCACCGGTCTGCTCGCCATCCTGGATGAGCAGCCGGAGCGTGATGCACGCGCCGTGTTCCGTCGGGTTGCGACGGAGTTTCCGCAGCGCTTCGATGTTCACTGGCTGCCGCCGCTCGGCTTCGAGAACACGTACGCCATCGCGGTGCGGCCGGAGACTGCGGAGGAGCACGGACTGCGCACGCTCACCGATTTGAGTCGCGCGGCGCCGGGCCTCACGGCGGGCCTGACACCGGACTTCATCGGCCGCCCGGACGGACTGCCGGGACTCCAGCAGGAGTACGCGATCCGGTTTTCTCAGGTCCGGTCGCTGCTGCAGGCAGTGAAGTACACGGCGCTCGTGAATGGCAACGTCGACGTGATCGATGGGTACTCGACTGATGGTCTGATCGCACGGCATGGACTCGTCGTGCTGACTGACGATCGCGGCTTTTTCCCCCCCTACGAGGCAGCCGCGCTGGTGAGCGGACGGTTCTACCGCGAGTTCCCGCAGGCCGTAGCCGCGTTGTCCGAGCTGTCGGGCCGCATCGACCAGGTGCTCATGCGACAGTTGAACGAGCGCGTCGAGTCGGGCGGTCAGGAGATCCCACGGGTGGCAGCGGCCGCATTGCGCGAGCTCGGCCTGCTGGATCCTGCGACGCGCGAGCCACGGGCATCGCCCCCAGGCCGATCTTCGCTGTTCCGCTACTTCATCGATCAGCGTGCGCTCCTTGCCACGCTGACGCTGCGGCATCTGCTGCTCGTGCTCGTTTCACTCGCCGCGGCGATCGCGGTGGCGCTTCCCATCGGTCTCGCGCTCGAGCGTGCGGGCGCGGCTGCGGAGCCGGTCATCCGCGCGTTCGGCGTGCTCCAGACGATTCCGGGCATCGCACTGATCGCGTTCATGATTCCATTGCTGGGGATTGGTGTCGTCCCGGCGCTGGTGGCGCTGTTCCTGTATTCGCTCTATCCGATTCTCCGCAACACGTACAGCGGTGTGCGTGACGCGGCGCCGGACGCGGTGGCGGCGGCGCATGCGCTCGGCATGACAGCGGGACAGGTGCTGTACCTGGTGCGACTGCCGCTGGCCAGTCCGATCATCATGGCCGGGATTCGCACCGCAGCCGTCATCGGCGTCGGCACTGCGACACTGGCAGCGTTCATCGGTGCGGGTGGTCTGGGCGATCCGATCGTCTCGGGACTCGCGCTGTCGGACACGCGGATGATTCTGCTGGGTGCGATCCCCGCGGCCGCGCTCGCACTGATCGTGGATACCGTGCTCGGCGCGATCGAGCGAGCGATCACGACACGCTTTTCCGCGCAATGAACCCGCCGTATATCCCCCTGCGGTCTGCACGCGGACGGCTCATCGTGCTTGCTACGGTGATGGGGTCGGGCGCGGTCTTCGTCGAGATGACCGTCGTGAACGTGGCGCTGCCGTCCATCGCCCGCGACCTGGATCTCGGCCTCGCCGGGCTGCAGTGGATCCTCGACGGTTTCCTGCTCACGCTCGGCGCACTCATTCTGCTGGGCGGTGCACTGGGCGATGTGTTCGGTCGCGGCCGCATCTTCACGCTCGGCGCGGTCGGCTTCGCCGTCACATCGGTGCTCGTCGCGGTCGCGCCCGGCATCGGCACGCTGATCACACTTAGATTGCTCCAGGGTGCAGCGGGTGCGATGCTCGTGCCGAACAGCCTCGCCCTGCTGGAAACGGTGTTCGCCGAAGACGAGCGCGGTCGCGCCATCGGCCAGTGGGCCGGCTGGTCCGGTGCGTCGACGGCGATCGGCCCGCTGCTGGGAGGCGCGCTCCTGGAAGTGACATCCTGGCGAATCATATTCGCGATCGTCGCGCCGTTCGCACTGCTCGCGGCGTGGCTTGCGCGGCGCTCACTACCTGCCGCGAATACGACCGATGCGCGCGCGGTCGACTATCCGGGTGCCGTGCTCGCAACGCTCGGCCTTGGCGGTCTCATCACGATGCTGATCAGCGGGCCGACCGCCGGGTTCACCACGCCATGGGTTGTCGCAGTCGGCGCAGGTGGTTGTGCGCTGCTGGTCGCGTTCCTGTGGTACGAACGCAGGACCGGCACACCGCTGCTGCCGCTCACGATGTTCCGGTCACGCGCATTCACCGGTGCCAACGTGACCACGCTGCTCGTGTATGCGGCTCTCAGCGGGCTGTTCTTCCTGCTGATGCTCCAGCTCCAGAACGGGCTCGGCATCAGTCCGCTGAGCGCCGGTGCCGCGCTCCTGCCGATCAACTTCCTCCTCGTCGTACTCTCACCGTTCGCGGGCGGATGGGCGACGCGCATCGGCGCACGGCTGCCCATGACGCTCGGCGCGTCGCTTGCCGGCGCCGGCATGCTCCTGTTCGTCCGCGTGCAGCCGGGCGCCGACTACATTCGCGCGATCCTGCCCGCGCTCGTCGTGTTCGGCCTCGGGCTCGGCCTGCTCGTTGCCCCGCTTACGGCTGCCGTGCTTGAGGCCGCGCCACAGGAGCTGAAGGGCGTCGCGTCGGCGTTCAATAACGCGGTGGCACGCATCGCGGGCCTGCTGGCCGTGGCGCTGCTGCCGCTCGCGGCGGGAATGGCGGGCACCGGCGACATCGGCGGCGCGACTCTCACGCGCGGATTCGCGCGCGCGATGGTCATCAGTGCCGGCCTCTGCTTCTGCGGCGCCGTCGTCGCCTTTTTCACGATGGACTCGACACGGGACTGAGTTTCCGCCACGGCGGAGACCGCGCCGTCCGCGAGCCGCACACGTCACCAGGTTCTTCACCGCGCCAGCGCACGAACGCGTTCGGCGAAGTCGCCGAACAGATCGGTTGCGGGGTCGTACGCGGGAGAGGACATCACCATCCGGACAGCGACCAAACCGCTTTCAGGATAGATCACCACGTACTGCCCCAGATATCCGTCCGCGCGGTAGCCGACGATGTCTTCCTTCTCGCGGATGAGCCACCACAGCATACCCGCTCGAGGGTTCAGCGGTGAACCGGCCGTCATACTCGTGTCGAACCAGGCCGCGTCGATCAGGCGACGATCCTCCCAGACGCCGCGGTTCAGCACCAGCTGCCCGAGTTTTGCCAGATCGCGGGCGTGAATCTGAAGCCCGGACATCCCGTGTGGATTCCCCGCGCGGTCGCGCGACCATTCGAAGTCGGTGATCCCGAGGGCGGCGAACAGGCCTTCACGGAGAAATTCGTCCATCGGCTGCCCGGCGATCCGGCTGATGACCCCTGCCAGCAGGTTGACCGCGCTGTTGTTGTAGAAGAACTCGCTGCCCGGCTCCTTTCCAACCCCCGAGTCGAGCGCGTACTGAACGAAATCGTCGCTCGCGTAGATCTCACGGGTGTCACGGTCGGATACGATCCCGGATGTATGGGTCATCAGGTGGCAGATCGTCACACGGCTCGCCGCGCCCTCCGACCACTGCGGAAAGAAGTGATGTACGGGCGTGTCCAGGGATTCGAGGAGGCCTAGTGTCTGAAGGCGCCCCGCCGCCAGGTTCAGGATCGACTTCGTGACGGACATCGCCTCGATTCGGCGTGCGTCTCCGCCGGAGTGCCACTCGCCGACGAGCTGTCCATCCCTGAGCAGCACGAGCGAATGGGTGTGAGCCGAATCCGCGGCTGCAATGAGCCCATGCAGCGCAGCATTGTCGACGTCGTGGAACGCCGGTCCGGTCGCGGTACGAACCAGCGGTTTTGCGCGATGCTCCGCCACGACCGAATCCGCGCGTGCCCGTAGCGAGCGCGCCGTGGCTGATCCCGCACGCACGAACAGCGTGGGGAACCGGCGGCCGTCGAGCTCGAGTGTTCCAGGCAAGCTGTCGCGGTTCAGGACGCCGGTGAAGATCCTGCCAGGTACGACCTTCACGGTGACCGAATCCAGACTCGCCTGCACGGCCTCGATCGGGATCTCCACGGACTCCGCCGGCACACGGAAGAAGCCACTCCATCCCCCTTCCGATCTGCGGATGTCGAGCTGCATCACCAGCCGTCCGTTCGGCACATTTGCAGTGCCCTCCCAGACGCCAGCCAGCGTGCCGGATTGCCGCGTCACCTGGCACGCCCCGGGAAAAGTCAGGACCGCCAGAGCCGTCGTCGCCCCTGCGATCGCACGAATGCTGAATGAGAGCTTGCTCATTTTTCGTCCTTCGAGATGTCGCATGACTGTGCTTGAGTCACCCGCCACGGCCACATCGTTCACAGCGGCCGCGGCGGCGGTAGTAGTAGCCGAGGGTCGCCAACCCGAGGGACACGCCCCAGGCGGGCCAGAGTAGCGTCGGTGCGGTGGTGCCCCACCCCTCGTCCGGAAACCCATGCTGCATAAAGGCGCCGACCGCATCGAGGCCTGCGGACAGGAAGAGGCAGGACATGACAGCCGCGGGCACGATGGCGACGAGGGGTGGGACCCGCCGTCCGCGCAGAACCGGGATCCAGCGCGGGACGATCTCGCCCCAGGGCCTCACGAGCCCGACCGTGAGCCACGCGCCTGAGATCGCGACGGCGGCGAGGGCCGCCCCGGCTCGCCACATGCCGATCTCCTGACCCTCGCGAAGGAAGGACTCCGTGATGCCGAGCGGCACGCCCGCGGCCCACGCGAGACGAGTTGTCGCGTAGACCAGCGGGATCACGACGGCGATCCAGGTCGCAGCCGTGCCCCACTGCCGGGCTGCGGCAGCCGACGTCCACGCGCGCGCTTCGGTTCCCCGGCCGCAGCCGGGGCAGGCCGCACGCACGTGGCGGGTGAAAACGAGGGCAGCGCCCGCCCACACCAACCCGCCGACGAGGCAGACGAGCTGGTTGATGATCGGCCACGTGATGACATCGAAGAATGACACCGGCGGCCAGTCGAACGGGGCGCCGAGCACGAAGGCGGGCAGGTACGCCAGGAGCGCCACCAGCCGTGCGTCCGGTACGCCGATGAGCAGTGTGACCGCAACGCTCCATGCCGCCACGACGAGTGTCGCACGCGTGAGCTGGGAGCCTGTCGTGCGCACCGGCCGTGAGCGTGTCGTGCGCACGAGTCCGCACGCGACTCCGACGAAGACGATCGCGAGAACAACGATTCCGCCTGGCGTCAGTCGCTCGAGCACGCCCCATGCGACGATGTCGCCTCCGTCGGCATCCAATACCAACGCGCTCGGCAGGCCGGGATGCCCCTGAGTCCACCAGAACGCGAGCAACGCATATTCGGCGGACAAGATGGCCGCCCAGAAGGCGATCCACTCCGGCCACCGGTGCACCACGCCCGGGAGCCAGGAATTCACCCCTATCCCGCGACGGACAGGGGCACCCGTTGCAACCACAGCACTATCTTTCATGGTCCGAACGGTGGTCCTGTCCCAGCAGTTCAGTGAAGTCGTCGGGACGACGTCCATTGAGCGGGCGCGAAGGCAGGTAGTGAAGGCGAACGACCCCGTTTGGATAGGCACGGGCTTCGCGAAAGTGCAGGCGCTGCGATCCCTGGAGTCGCTCGAACCATACTGCGCCCCTCGAAGCCACGGGATTGACGAAGAAGTAGAACTCATCCACGAGTCCGAGCGCGATCACGGACTGTGCGAGGCTAGCTCCGCCGGCGAGGTGAACGTCGGCGCCGCTCTGCGCCTTGAGCTCTTCAAGGCAGCACTTCAGGTCGTCGTCCGTCGGCGCCACGATGCGGTCGACGTTGTGCCAGGCACTCAGGGGCGGCCCTTCGGACCGGGTTATGACGAGCTTCCTGTACGCGTGCATCCGACGCGCCATCGCCTGGTTCACCGGGCCACCCGCCGCATTGTCCAGCGCGCCGGGCCAGTACGCCGCCATCTCGTTGTATGTGCTTCTGCCGACGATGACGGTGTCGAAGCTGGCGTAGACCTCGTCGATGTCGCAGTACTGCGCGTCATCCACGCCGCTGGCCCAGGCCATTGGGTCGTCGAGCCGGCCGTCGAGGGTTGTCATCATCTGAAGAACTATCCGTCGCATTTGGCTACTCCTCCTTCGCGGTCCGACGTCTGGAAGACGG
This genomic window contains:
- a CDS encoding MFS transporter, with translation MLATVMGSGAVFVEMTVVNVALPSIARDLDLGLAGLQWILDGFLLTLGALILLGGALGDVFGRGRIFTLGAVGFAVTSVLVAVAPGIGTLITLRLLQGAAGAMLVPNSLALLETVFAEDERGRAIGQWAGWSGASTAIGPLLGGALLEVTSWRIIFAIVAPFALLAAWLARRSLPAANTTDARAVDYPGAVLATLGLGGLITMLISGPTAGFTTPWVVAVGAGGCALLVAFLWYERRTGTPLLPLTMFRSRAFTGANVTTLLVYAALSGLFFLLMLQLQNGLGISPLSAGAALLPINFLLVVLSPFAGGWATRIGARLPMTLGASLAGAGMLLFVRVQPGADYIRAILPALVVFGLGLGLLVAPLTAAVLEAAPQELKGVASAFNNAVARIAGLLAVALLPLAAGMAGTGDIGGATLTRGFARAMVISAGLCFCGAVVAFFTMDSTRD
- a CDS encoding serine hydrolase; this translates as MSKLSFSIRAIAGATTALAVLTFPGACQVTRQSGTLAGVWEGTANVPNGRLVMQLDIRRSEGGWSGFFRVPAESVEIPIEAVQASLDSVTVKVVPGRIFTGVLNRDSLPGTLELDGRRFPTLFVRAGSATARSLRARADSVVAEHRAKPLVRTATGPAFHDVDNAALHGLIAAADSAHTHSLVLLRDGQLVGEWHSGGDARRIEAMSVTKSILNLAAGRLQTLGLLESLDTPVHHFFPQWSEGAASRVTICHLMTHTSGIVSDRDTREIYASDDFVQYALDSGVGKEPGSEFFYNNSAVNLLAGVISRIAGQPMDEFLREGLFAALGITDFEWSRDRAGNPHGMSGLQIHARDLAKLGQLVLNRGVWEDRRLIDAAWFDTSMTAGSPLNPRAGMLWWLIREKEDIVGYRADGYLGQYVVIYPESGLVAVRMVMSSPAYDPATDLFGDFAERVRALAR
- a CDS encoding helix-turn-helix transcriptional regulator produces the protein MDRDRRRPEDWLPLRPVEFHILLSLSAGERHGYGIIQDAESRGETNPPDVGTLYRALARMREQGLIASADRREAPDAADERRNYYRITERGSRVARAEARRLEALTRAARQGGLLELPA
- a CDS encoding glycine betaine ABC transporter substrate-binding protein; its protein translation is MLCALLQAAPPPETRPIAVASKPFAESYLLAEMFAQLLEARGFRVDRRPGLGATEIAFGALRRGAIDVYPEYTGTGLLAILDEQPERDARAVFRRVATEFPQRFDVHWLPPLGFENTYAIAVRPETAEEHGLRTLTDLSRAAPGLTAGLTPDFIGRPDGLPGLQQEYAIRFSQVRSLLQAVKYTALVNGNVDVIDGYSTDGLIARHGLVVLTDDRGFFPPYEAAALVSGRFYREFPQAVAALSELSGRIDQVLMRQLNERVESGGQEIPRVAAAALRELGLLDPATREPRASPPGRSSLFRYFIDQRALLATLTLRHLLLVLVSLAAAIAVALPIGLALERAGAAAEPVIRAFGVLQTIPGIALIAFMIPLLGIGVVPALVALFLYSLYPILRNTYSGVRDAAPDAVAAAHALGMTAGQVLYLVRLPLASPIIMAGIRTAAVIGVGTATLAAFIGAGGLGDPIVSGLALSDTRMILLGAIPAAALALIVDTVLGAIERAITTRFSAQ
- a CDS encoding ABC transporter permease, which gives rise to MSESRVLRVAEAWQRLLLRLYPVDFREELGEDMVEAYRDRCRAAFRRGGARSVARVCLTALVDSIRNGPGERVRPAVQWRRGGNWGRDMELVIRRLVRAPLFVATMAGTLALGLGAFAVVATVVHRVLLAPPPYERPDDLYFVWRDYRAFFDLDRGWLGGTDVAALQSAGGVIEDAAGIGSFQPTLTAGAGVDPMEISVLATTANLFDLLGVRTAQGRGFAPGEAGPGRAPVAVLTHGLWQRLGGGADMIGAEIRLNDLPYRVIGVMPADFEFVQHGSLSAPIRPDAFVTVEENLAETNPNEGSWAGLIRVRDGTPPELVAEAVSAVGRRVDERDFDGRGLKLWSIGLHEDLVAPVRPALIVVGLSGVFLVLVLMVNLAT
- a CDS encoding dihydrofolate reductase family protein, giving the protein MRRIVLQMMTTLDGRLDDPMAWASGVDDAQYCDIDEVYASFDTVIVGRSTYNEMAAYWPGALDNAAGGPVNQAMARRMHAYRKLVITRSEGPPLSAWHNVDRIVAPTDDDLKCCLEELKAQSGADVHLAGGASLAQSVIALGLVDEFYFFVNPVASRGAVWFERLQGSQRLHFREARAYPNGVVRLHYLPSRPLNGRRPDDFTELLGQDHRSDHER
- a CDS encoding ATP-binding cassette domain-containing protein yields the protein MTAGGPPAAFETIDVRKAYRDVVALDGVSLTVATGECLAIVGESGSGKTTLLHLFNRLVEPDAGSVLAGGEDVAAHDPIALRRRIGYVPQTGGLLPHWTVLRNVALVPSLERHADPEGAARSALELVGLAPEMFAQRRPAELSGGQRQRVAIARALAAQPRYLLLDEAFSALDAITRGDVHEAFLNIRRKLPVTTLLVTHDLREAVVLADRTAVLRRGRLEHVGPTREVVAAPATPYVAELIRKSGVTVS